One Nocardia iowensis DNA window includes the following coding sequences:
- a CDS encoding nucleoside deaminase produces MLEVAYDEAMRGLAEGGIPIGAALFAADGTLLGRGHNRRVQSGDPSIHAETDAFRAAGRRRDYGSTIMVTTLSPCWYCSGLVRQFGIGSVIVGESQTFHGGHDWLAENGVAVTVLDDQSCIEMMSTFIADHPALWHEDIGVADEIEAE; encoded by the coding sequence CTGCTCGAGGTGGCATACGACGAAGCCATGCGCGGGCTCGCCGAGGGCGGCATTCCGATCGGCGCGGCCCTGTTCGCCGCCGACGGCACGCTGCTCGGTCGCGGCCACAACCGCCGCGTGCAGTCCGGCGATCCCAGCATCCACGCCGAAACCGATGCCTTTCGCGCCGCAGGCCGCCGCCGCGATTACGGTTCGACAATCATGGTGACCACGCTGTCGCCGTGCTGGTACTGCAGCGGTCTGGTCCGCCAGTTCGGCATCGGCTCGGTCATCGTCGGCGAATCGCAGACCTTCCACGGTGGGCACGACTGGCTGGCCGAGAACGGCGTCGCGGTGACCGTCCTCGACGACCAGAGCTGTATCGAGATGATGAGCACGTTCATCGCCGACCATCCCGCGCTGTGGCACGAAGACATCGGCGTCGCGGACGAAATCGAGGCCGAATGA
- a CDS encoding PPOX class F420-dependent oxidoreductase, whose protein sequence is MTDTAELSADLKKYLDESKVFATVATVGPNGQPHLTVIWLKRDGDDLLFSTTTDRQQGKNLARDPRITVMINPPDNPYTYAEIRGTATLTPDPDKTLPDELSMKYTGQKYLDFNPASVHDGPRVIVRVTPRKVAGRL, encoded by the coding sequence GTGACCGATACTGCTGAGCTTTCCGCGGATCTGAAGAAGTATCTGGACGAGTCGAAGGTGTTCGCGACCGTGGCCACGGTCGGCCCCAACGGGCAACCACACCTGACCGTCATCTGGCTGAAGCGCGACGGCGACGATCTGCTGTTCTCCACCACCACCGATCGCCAGCAGGGCAAAAACCTGGCGCGCGACCCACGGATCACCGTAATGATCAACCCGCCGGACAACCCGTACACCTACGCGGAGATCCGCGGGACCGCGACGCTCACGCCGGACCCGGACAAGACGCTGCCGGACGAGCTGTCGATGAAATACACCGGTCAGAAATACCTGGACTTCAACCCGGCATCCGTGCACGACGGCCCGCGGGTCATCGTGCGGGTCACGCCACGCAAGGTCGCAGGCCGCCTCTGA
- a CDS encoding aspartate aminotransferase family protein: MTLPNGLTLTAARQAAARAYELDRRHVFHSWSAQAQIDPMTISASQGCYVWDGEGNRLLDFSSQLVNTNIGHQHPKVVAAVQQQAAKLCTVAPQHVNDARSEAARLIAERTPGELNKIFFTNGGAEAVEHAVRLARLHTGRHKVLARYRSYHGGTETAINLTGDPRRWPNDHGNSAVVHFFGPFLYRTQFHAGDESEETERALAHLEQTIAFEGPSTIAAIVLESIPGTAGIMIPPPGYLAGVRALCDKYGIIFIADEVMSGFGRTGKWFAIEHFEGVTPDLLTFAKGVNSGYVPLGGVAISPAIAATFDNRAYPGGLTYSGHPLATAAAVATITAMADEGIVENAAEIGARVLGPGLRELAEHHPSIGEVRGTGVFWALELVRDRATREPLAPYGGTSAAMTEVVAACRAAGLLMFVNFNRLHVVPPCIVSEAEAKEGLAILDRALTVADQHTS, translated from the coding sequence ATGACCCTCCCGAACGGATTGACCCTGACGGCTGCCAGGCAGGCGGCGGCGCGCGCGTACGAGCTCGACCGGCGCCACGTCTTCCATTCCTGGTCCGCCCAGGCGCAGATCGACCCGATGACGATCAGCGCCTCCCAGGGCTGCTACGTGTGGGACGGCGAAGGCAACCGGCTGCTCGACTTCTCCTCCCAGCTGGTGAACACCAATATCGGCCATCAGCATCCGAAAGTCGTTGCGGCGGTGCAGCAGCAGGCGGCGAAGCTGTGCACCGTCGCACCGCAGCACGTCAACGACGCTCGCTCGGAGGCGGCCCGGCTGATCGCCGAGCGGACACCCGGTGAGCTGAACAAGATCTTCTTCACCAACGGCGGCGCCGAGGCCGTCGAGCATGCGGTGCGGCTGGCGCGGCTGCACACCGGTCGCCACAAGGTCTTGGCGCGCTACCGCTCGTATCACGGTGGCACCGAGACCGCGATCAACCTGACCGGTGATCCACGGCGCTGGCCCAACGATCACGGCAACAGCGCAGTGGTGCACTTCTTCGGGCCGTTCCTCTATCGCACGCAGTTCCACGCGGGCGATGAAAGCGAGGAGACCGAGCGCGCTCTGGCGCATCTCGAGCAAACCATCGCGTTCGAAGGACCGAGCACCATCGCGGCGATCGTGCTCGAATCCATCCCGGGCACAGCGGGAATCATGATTCCGCCGCCGGGGTACCTGGCAGGTGTGCGGGCGCTGTGCGACAAGTACGGCATCATCTTCATCGCCGATGAGGTGATGTCGGGGTTCGGGCGCACCGGAAAGTGGTTCGCGATAGAGCATTTCGAGGGCGTCACGCCCGATCTGCTCACCTTCGCCAAAGGCGTGAACTCGGGGTACGTGCCGCTCGGCGGGGTGGCGATCAGCCCGGCCATCGCCGCGACCTTCGACAATCGGGCATACCCCGGCGGTCTCACGTACTCCGGTCATCCGCTGGCCACGGCCGCCGCAGTCGCGACGATCACCGCGATGGCCGACGAAGGCATCGTCGAGAACGCCGCCGAGATCGGTGCGCGGGTACTCGGCCCCGGCTTACGGGAACTCGCCGAGCACCACCCGAGCATCGGCGAGGTACGCGGCACCGGCGTGTTCTGGGCGCTGGAGCTCGTCCGCGATCGCGCGACCCGCGAACCGCTCGCCCCATACGGTGGGACGAGTGCGGCGATGACGGAGGTCGTCGCCGCATGCCGGGCCGCGGGACTGCTGATGTTCGTCAATTTCAACCGGCTGCATGTGGTGCCGCCGTGCATCGTCAGCGAGGCCGAAGCGAAAGAGGGCCTGGCGATTCTCGACCGGGCACTGACCGTCGCCGACCAGCACACGTCCTGA
- a CDS encoding DoxX family protein, which translates to MATMVTDVVRPDSATEVPAEWRPVTRVLFRFAFVYFGIAVAGQWLFLKLFGSLGVPHEWVQEVGNAWSLRLPSDWVAEHVLRLDKPLSWAETGSSDTAANWVSAFTWLLVAAVATAVWSAVDRRRPNHAVLNEWFRLLLRFSLATSLLLYGMVKVLPSQMSFELQRLVEPFGDMSPMGLLWAQTAASEPYEIALGLAEVTAALLLLVPLTATAGALLALVVGLQVLLLNLTYDVPVKLYALHLLLLAIVLVMPEVRRLALFLAGRRVDAVVRRPLFAKARWNRVARVIQVMLALWFVFTIFTDALEAWQRYGNARPKSPLYGIWNVTEYSLAGQDLPALVTSNEQPRPASAIATERLRRVIFDNPVSVTVQRMDDSLVTFPGTVDTDQHTVTIAQDMAGKFKFGTFSFQRPEPNRLILDGQLGGRPVRMRLELLDLDRFPLVERGFHWVQEAPYRR; encoded by the coding sequence GTGGCAACGATGGTGACGGACGTGGTCCGGCCCGACTCCGCGACGGAGGTACCGGCTGAGTGGCGGCCGGTAACGCGGGTGCTGTTCCGGTTCGCGTTCGTCTACTTCGGCATCGCGGTGGCCGGGCAGTGGTTGTTTCTCAAGCTGTTCGGCTCGCTGGGGGTGCCACATGAGTGGGTGCAGGAGGTCGGCAACGCGTGGTCGCTTCGCCTGCCGAGCGACTGGGTGGCCGAGCATGTCCTGCGGCTGGACAAGCCGCTGAGCTGGGCCGAGACCGGCAGCAGCGACACGGCCGCGAACTGGGTTTCGGCGTTCACCTGGCTGCTCGTCGCGGCGGTGGCCACGGCGGTGTGGTCGGCCGTCGATCGACGGCGGCCGAACCATGCGGTGCTGAACGAATGGTTCCGGCTGCTGCTCCGATTCTCGCTGGCGACCTCGCTGCTGCTGTACGGGATGGTCAAGGTGTTGCCGTCGCAGATGTCGTTCGAATTGCAGCGGCTCGTCGAGCCCTTCGGCGACATGAGCCCGATGGGGCTGCTGTGGGCGCAGACGGCGGCGTCGGAGCCCTACGAGATCGCGCTCGGCCTCGCCGAGGTCACCGCCGCCCTGCTGCTGCTCGTGCCGCTCACCGCGACGGCGGGTGCGCTGCTCGCGCTGGTGGTCGGTCTGCAAGTGCTGTTGCTCAACCTCACCTATGACGTGCCGGTCAAGCTGTACGCGCTGCATCTGCTGCTATTGGCGATTGTCCTGGTCATGCCCGAAGTACGCAGGCTTGCCCTGTTTCTCGCGGGCCGACGCGTCGATGCCGTGGTGCGGCGCCCGCTGTTCGCGAAGGCGCGATGGAATCGGGTGGCGCGCGTCATTCAGGTGATGCTCGCGCTCTGGTTCGTCTTCACCATCTTCACCGACGCACTGGAAGCGTGGCAGCGCTACGGCAACGCCCGGCCCAAGTCGCCGCTCTACGGCATCTGGAACGTCACCGAATACTCCCTCGCCGGACAGGATCTGCCCGCCCTGGTCACCAGCAACGAGCAGCCCCGTCCCGCGAGCGCCATCGCGACCGAGCGCCTCCGCCGCGTCATCTTCGACAACCCCGTCTCGGTGACCGTCCAGCGGATGGACGATTCGCTGGTCACCTTCCCTGGAACCGTCGACACCGACCAGCACACGGTGACCATCGCCCAGGACATGGCGGGCAAGTTCAAGTTCGGCACGTTCTCCTTCCAACGGCCGGAACCGAACAGGCTGATCCTGGACGGCCAGCTCGGCGGCCGCCCGGTGCGCATGCGTCTCGAGCTGCTCGACCTCGACCGTTTTCCGCTGGTCGAGCGCGGCTTCCACTGGGTCCAGGAGGCGCCGTACCGGCGGTAG
- the cobA gene encoding uroporphyrinogen-III C-methyltransferase yields the protein MVGLDLDGRRVVVVGGGTVAQRRLGLLIASGADVHVVSREVTPAVEGMATSGQITVTLRAYADGDLDGAWYAIACTDEPETNAAVVEEATRRRIFCVRADIARLGTAVTPATARYDGITLGVLAGGQHRRSAAVRNALLEAMQSGVVTDDSTPITPGVALVGGGPGDPDLITVRGRRLLGRANLVVADRLAPPELLAELGPDVEVIDAAKIPYGRAMAQDAINAALIEGAKAGKFVVRLKGGDPYVFGRGFEELEACVDAGIPVTVVPGITSPISVPAAAGIPVTHRGVTHEFVVVSGHVAPDHPDSLVDWAALARLRGTIVLMMAVERIEQFATVLIEGGRPANTPATVIQEGTMRTQRVLRADLGTVAARVRDEGIRPPAIVVIGPTAGFSADSAAETT from the coding sequence CTGGTCGGGCTCGATCTCGACGGCCGCCGCGTCGTCGTGGTCGGCGGCGGCACCGTGGCGCAGCGCAGGCTCGGACTGCTGATCGCCTCCGGCGCGGACGTGCACGTGGTGAGCCGCGAAGTCACCCCGGCGGTCGAGGGGATGGCGACGTCCGGGCAGATCACCGTCACGCTGCGGGCCTACGCGGACGGCGACCTGGACGGCGCGTGGTACGCGATCGCCTGCACCGACGAACCGGAGACCAACGCGGCGGTGGTCGAGGAGGCCACCCGGCGGCGGATCTTCTGCGTGCGCGCCGACATCGCACGGCTCGGTACTGCGGTCACCCCGGCGACCGCACGCTACGACGGCATCACCCTCGGTGTCCTGGCCGGCGGCCAGCACCGGCGCTCGGCCGCGGTGCGCAACGCGCTGTTGGAGGCCATGCAATCCGGTGTGGTGACCGATGATTCGACACCGATCACCCCGGGCGTCGCGCTGGTCGGCGGCGGCCCCGGCGATCCGGACCTGATCACGGTGCGCGGGCGACGGCTGCTCGGCCGCGCGAACCTGGTGGTCGCCGACCGGCTCGCCCCGCCGGAACTCCTGGCCGAACTCGGCCCCGACGTCGAGGTGATCGACGCGGCGAAAATTCCCTACGGCCGGGCGATGGCCCAGGACGCGATCAATGCCGCACTGATCGAAGGGGCCAAGGCAGGCAAGTTCGTGGTCCGCCTCAAGGGTGGCGACCCGTACGTATTCGGCCGCGGCTTCGAAGAACTCGAGGCCTGCGTCGACGCGGGCATACCGGTGACCGTGGTGCCCGGCATCACCAGCCCGATCTCAGTACCGGCCGCGGCCGGAATCCCGGTCACCCACCGCGGCGTCACCCACGAATTCGTGGTGGTGAGCGGCCACGTCGCCCCCGACCACCCGGATTCCCTGGTCGACTGGGCGGCCTTGGCCCGCCTGCGTGGCACGATCGTGTTGATGATGGCCGTCGAGCGCATCGAGCAGTTCGCCACGGTGCTCATCGAAGGCGGCCGCCCCGCGAACACCCCGGCCACCGTCATCCAGGAAGGCACCATGCGCACCCAACGGGTCCTGCGCGCCGACCTCGGCACCGTCGCCGCCCGGGTCCGCGACGAAGGGATTCGCCCACCCGCCATCGTGGTCATCGGCCCCACAGCGGGCTTCTCGGCGGACAGCGCGGCAGAAACGACCTAG
- a CDS encoding isopenicillin N synthase family dioxygenase: MSAIASIDLARWRAGGTAAAEVEHEVDEGLRRAGFLLVYGHGVPEKLAGQVRAAARRFFALPDSVKEKYAVTVGGRGWIGPGKEANGYAEGTETPPDLKETFAVGADTAIGDPRVDDVWFLPNVWPDEVLELRESVTAYTAAVHTLSDELLALFAAALRLPANPFQDMASRPTWTCNINHYPPMTEVGTPEPGQFRIGPHTDFGTVTVLDREPGAGGLQVFTEETGWADAPYDPAAMTVNIGDLLAYWSGERWPSGRHRVLPPQAEAPEEDLVSLIYFYELDHDAVVTPLEPPIGRVTGRPPVVSAEFLRTRLDAITVG; the protein is encoded by the coding sequence ATGAGCGCGATCGCATCGATCGACCTGGCCCGCTGGCGGGCCGGCGGCACGGCGGCGGCCGAGGTCGAGCACGAGGTGGACGAGGGCTTGCGGCGCGCCGGGTTCCTGCTGGTGTACGGGCACGGCGTGCCGGAGAAGCTGGCCGGGCAGGTGCGTGCCGCGGCTCGGCGCTTCTTCGCGCTGCCGGATTCAGTGAAGGAAAAGTACGCCGTCACGGTCGGCGGGCGCGGGTGGATCGGGCCGGGCAAGGAGGCCAACGGTTATGCGGAGGGCACCGAGACGCCGCCCGATCTGAAAGAGACCTTCGCGGTCGGCGCGGACACCGCGATCGGCGACCCGCGCGTCGACGATGTCTGGTTCCTGCCCAATGTGTGGCCGGACGAGGTGCTCGAGCTGCGCGAGTCGGTGACCGCCTACACCGCCGCCGTGCACACCCTGTCCGATGAACTGCTCGCTCTGTTCGCGGCCGCACTTCGCCTGCCCGCCAACCCTTTCCAGGACATGGCCAGCCGCCCCACCTGGACCTGCAACATCAACCACTACCCACCCATGACCGAGGTCGGCACCCCGGAGCCCGGCCAGTTCCGGATCGGGCCGCACACCGATTTCGGCACCGTCACCGTGCTGGACCGCGAACCGGGTGCGGGCGGTTTACAGGTCTTCACCGAGGAGACGGGTTGGGCCGACGCGCCATACGATCCCGCCGCCATGACGGTGAACATCGGTGACCTGCTTGCCTATTGGAGCGGGGAGCGCTGGCCGTCCGGACGGCATCGGGTGCTGCCACCGCAGGCGGAAGCGCCCGAAGAGGACCTGGTGTCGCTGATCTATTTCTACGAACTCGACCACGATGCCGTCGTCACGCCACTCGAACCCCCGATCGGCCGCGTGACCGGCCGACCACCGGTTGTCTCCGCCGAATTCCTGCGCACCCGCTTGGATGCCATCACCGTCGGCTGA
- a CDS encoding MFS transporter, translating into MQYPMKQRAFGLAILVLSGLQLMVVLDGTVVIFALPRLQEEMGLTSAGSAWTVTSYGLTFAGLMLLGGRLGDAFGRKRMLIIGVGLFTFASLLCGLAQNEAMLLAARAIQGAGAAIAAPTAFALVATTFAPGKARNQAIAIVGSMVGIGSVGGLVVGGALTQVSWRWIFLINVPIGALIILGAIYKLADTAHHRSPLDVRGAVLGTLACAAIVFGATEGPEMGWDNPAIIGSLVGGAVLLVVFVFMERRVPDPLLPWSLFDSRDRVATFLLIFLAGGVLGAMTFFVAQFLQNVIGYSPLQAGVAAIPFTIGIGIGGAVASKAAMFVAPRWLLAGAATVLGIGLLFGATLDGGVQYLTTLLPLLVVIGFGVGMAMVLAPLCVLVGVSAENIGPLSAVGQMFMNLATPVAIGLLSPIAASRTLSLGGRTGKVTDMTATEVAALGSGYTLVLFVCAIVAFVAGLIALTVRFTPQELAQAQHAQEEAQQA; encoded by the coding sequence ATGCAGTATCCGATGAAGCAGCGGGCCTTCGGGCTCGCCATCCTGGTGCTGAGCGGGCTGCAACTCATGGTGGTGCTCGACGGCACCGTGGTGATCTTCGCCTTGCCTCGGCTGCAGGAAGAAATGGGGCTGACCAGCGCGGGTAGCGCCTGGACAGTGACCTCCTACGGCCTCACCTTCGCCGGGCTGATGCTGCTCGGCGGACGGCTGGGCGACGCGTTCGGGCGCAAGCGGATGCTGATCATCGGCGTCGGGTTGTTCACCTTCGCCTCGCTGCTGTGCGGACTGGCGCAGAACGAAGCCATGCTGCTCGCCGCGCGCGCCATCCAGGGCGCGGGCGCGGCCATCGCGGCGCCGACCGCATTCGCCCTCGTGGCAACGACTTTCGCGCCAGGCAAGGCGCGTAACCAGGCCATCGCGATCGTCGGTTCGATGGTCGGTATCGGATCGGTCGGCGGCTTGGTCGTCGGCGGCGCGCTGACCCAGGTGTCCTGGCGCTGGATCTTTCTCATCAATGTGCCGATCGGTGCGCTGATCATCCTCGGCGCGATCTACAAACTCGCCGACACCGCCCACCACCGGTCACCGCTGGACGTGCGCGGCGCCGTGCTGGGCACGCTCGCCTGCGCCGCCATCGTGTTCGGCGCTACCGAGGGACCGGAGATGGGCTGGGACAACCCGGCGATCATCGGTTCGCTGGTGGGTGGCGCGGTGCTGCTCGTCGTCTTCGTGTTCATGGAACGGCGGGTGCCCGATCCGCTGCTGCCGTGGTCGCTGTTCGACAGCCGCGATCGCGTCGCGACCTTCCTGCTGATCTTCCTGGCCGGTGGCGTGCTGGGCGCGATGACGTTCTTCGTCGCGCAGTTCCTGCAGAACGTGATCGGGTATAGCCCGCTGCAGGCGGGTGTCGCGGCCATTCCGTTCACCATCGGCATCGGCATCGGTGGCGCGGTGGCTTCCAAGGCCGCCATGTTCGTCGCGCCGCGCTGGCTGCTGGCCGGTGCGGCGACCGTGCTCGGTATCGGTCTGCTGTTCGGGGCGACGCTCGACGGTGGCGTGCAGTACCTGACGACGCTGCTGCCGCTGCTCGTGGTGATCGGTTTCGGCGTCGGCATGGCGATGGTGCTCGCGCCGCTATGTGTGCTCGTCGGGGTGTCCGCGGAGAACATCGGGCCGCTGTCCGCGGTGGGGCAGATGTTCATGAACCTGGCGACGCCGGTGGCCATCGGCCTGCTCAGTCCGATCGCGGCGTCGCGCACGCTGTCGCTCGGCGGGCGGACCGGCAAGGTGACCGATATGACCGCGACCGAGGTCGCCGCGCTGGGCAGCGGCTACACGCTGGTGCTCTTCGTGTGCGCGATCGTCGCGTTCGTGGCCGGTCTGATCGCGCTGACGGTGCGGTTCACGCCGCAGGAGCTCGCACAGGCGCAGCACGCGCAGGAAGAGGCCCAGCAGGCGTGA
- a CDS encoding PucR family transcriptional regulator has product MLPSVADVLAMPVVRAGEPQVVGGASLDRPVRWVHVSDVADVAQLLVGGELILTTGQAMSHGDIATVGYLTALAAAGVSGLVIELGGYVPELAPVVAATADALGLPLIALHKVTRFVEITEAVHRVIVAEQYAELEFARTVHETFTDLSVRRASLAEIVKTAAGMLDSSVVLEDLAHRVLTLTARHASTSALLDNWETTSRLLPDGWDAVAVGPHTQRWGRLILPSGRVPTARARMVLERAAQTLTLHRMIEKDRFGLHRQAQTGLIDDMVNGRVLDERDAVARAAALGLARRAAYVPLAIDIAAVAETDPVARQRRAAGILDAITHGLGLAKLTALAAADQGDRVGMILALPRSGDLDDSLTAACTAITGEVRRVDGVERVVIGVGAESDSLLDTAHELPHAAHVAEVALSLETSAPRPFYRSGDVRLRGLLSLIRNEPGVQRFAETELSALLRYDIRHTAELTRTLRQFLDLAGNKTELARRLNISRPTLYDRLARIERILAVDLEDGESRTSLHAALLIRDLTATAELR; this is encoded by the coding sequence GTGCTTCCCTCCGTGGCCGATGTACTGGCAATGCCGGTGGTGCGCGCCGGCGAGCCGCAGGTCGTCGGCGGGGCATCGCTGGACCGCCCGGTGCGCTGGGTGCATGTGAGCGACGTGGCGGATGTGGCGCAGCTGCTGGTCGGTGGGGAACTGATTCTCACCACCGGGCAGGCGATGAGCCACGGCGACATCGCGACGGTCGGCTACCTGACCGCGCTGGCCGCCGCCGGGGTCTCGGGTCTGGTGATCGAGCTGGGCGGGTACGTGCCGGAGCTCGCGCCGGTCGTCGCGGCGACCGCCGACGCGCTGGGGCTGCCGTTGATCGCGCTGCACAAGGTGACCCGGTTCGTCGAGATCACCGAGGCGGTGCACCGGGTGATCGTGGCTGAGCAGTACGCCGAACTCGAATTCGCGCGCACCGTGCACGAGACCTTCACCGACCTCAGCGTGCGCCGCGCCTCGCTCGCCGAGATCGTGAAAACCGCTGCGGGCATGCTCGATTCGTCGGTCGTGCTGGAGGACCTGGCGCATCGGGTGCTCACGCTGACCGCCCGGCACGCGTCCACCTCGGCGCTGCTGGACAACTGGGAGACCACCTCGCGGCTGCTGCCCGACGGCTGGGACGCGGTGGCCGTCGGCCCGCACACCCAGCGGTGGGGGCGGCTGATCCTGCCGTCCGGCCGGGTGCCCACCGCCCGGGCTCGGATGGTGCTGGAGCGGGCCGCACAGACGCTCACGCTGCACCGGATGATCGAGAAGGACCGCTTCGGCCTGCACCGGCAGGCGCAGACCGGTCTCATCGACGACATGGTCAACGGGCGGGTGCTGGACGAGCGGGACGCGGTGGCCAGGGCCGCCGCGCTCGGCCTGGCCCGCCGCGCCGCCTACGTCCCGCTGGCCATCGATATCGCCGCGGTCGCCGAAACCGATCCGGTCGCCAGGCAACGCCGTGCCGCGGGCATCCTGGACGCGATCACCCACGGCCTCGGGCTGGCGAAGCTGACCGCGCTCGCCGCCGCCGACCAGGGCGACCGAGTCGGCATGATTCTGGCGTTGCCGCGCAGCGGCGATCTCGACGACAGTCTGACGGCCGCCTGTACGGCGATCACCGGTGAAGTGCGCCGCGTCGACGGCGTCGAGCGAGTGGTGATCGGGGTTGGCGCGGAATCGGATTCGTTGCTCGACACCGCCCACGAACTGCCGCACGCGGCGCACGTCGCGGAAGTGGCGTTGTCACTGGAGACTTCGGCGCCGCGGCCGTTCTACCGCAGTGGCGACGTGCGGCTGCGCGGTCTGCTCTCGTTGATCCGCAACGAGCCGGGCGTCCAGCGTTTCGCCGAAACCGAGTTGAGTGCGTTGCTGCGCTACGACATTCGGCACACCGCCGAGCTGACCCGCACCCTGCGCCAGTTTCTCGACCTGGCGGGCAACAAGACCGAACTTGCGCGCAGGCTCAACATCAGCAGGCCGACCCTCTACGACCGGCTGGCTCGCATCGAACGCATTCTCGCCGTCGATCTCGAAGACGGGGAATCCCGCACCTCGCTGCACGCCGCACTACTCATCCGCGACCTCACAGCTACCGCCGAATTGCGATAA
- a CDS encoding CoA-acylating methylmalonate-semialdehyde dehydrogenase: MQTIAHWLDGKAFAGTSEATAAVTNPATGVVTGQVALANVADTRAAIDSAADAFPAWRDTSLARRTQILFRFRELLNERKEELAGLITAEHGKVLADAMGEVSRGLEVVEFACGVPHLLKGGYTENASTKVDIFSIRQPLGPVAVISPFNFPAMVPMWFFPLAIAAGNTVVLKPSEKDPSASLWLAALWDEAGLPAGVFNVVQGDKVAVDELLDNPAIKAVSFVGSTPIAQYVYQRGTAAGKRVQALGGAKNHMVVLPDADLDLAADAAVNAGFGSAGERCMAISVVVAVGGAAEELVGKIAERAATIKTGDGTRDADMGPLVTRAHRDRVAEYIAAGESAGARVVLDGRGIAADGADDGFWLGPTILDHVGTDMSVYTDEIFGPVLSVVRVDSYDDALALINANPYGNGTAIFTNDGGAARRFHNEVEVGMVGINVPIPVPMSYYSFGGWKNSLFGDSHAHGADGVHFFTRGKAVTTRWLDPSHGGLNLGFPENK; encoded by the coding sequence ATGCAGACAATCGCGCACTGGCTCGACGGCAAGGCTTTCGCTGGCACCAGCGAGGCGACGGCGGCGGTGACCAATCCGGCAACGGGCGTGGTGACCGGGCAGGTCGCGCTGGCGAATGTCGCGGACACCCGCGCCGCCATCGACTCGGCCGCCGATGCCTTCCCGGCCTGGCGGGACACCTCACTGGCACGGCGCACCCAGATCCTGTTCCGATTCCGGGAACTGCTGAACGAGCGCAAGGAAGAGCTCGCCGGGCTGATCACCGCCGAGCACGGCAAGGTGCTCGCCGATGCGATGGGTGAGGTGAGTCGCGGCTTGGAGGTGGTCGAATTCGCTTGCGGCGTTCCGCATCTGCTGAAGGGCGGCTACACCGAGAACGCGTCGACGAAGGTGGACATCTTCTCCATCCGCCAGCCGCTGGGCCCGGTGGCGGTCATCTCGCCGTTCAATTTCCCGGCGATGGTGCCGATGTGGTTCTTCCCGCTGGCGATCGCCGCCGGAAACACGGTGGTGCTCAAGCCGAGCGAGAAGGATCCGTCGGCGTCGCTGTGGCTGGCCGCGCTGTGGGACGAAGCCGGTTTGCCCGCAGGCGTTTTCAACGTGGTGCAGGGCGACAAGGTCGCGGTGGACGAGCTGCTGGACAACCCGGCCATCAAGGCCGTCTCGTTCGTCGGCTCGACGCCGATCGCGCAGTACGTCTATCAGCGCGGCACGGCCGCCGGTAAGCGGGTGCAGGCACTCGGCGGTGCGAAGAACCACATGGTGGTGCTGCCGGACGCCGACCTGGATCTGGCCGCCGACGCCGCGGTGAACGCCGGATTCGGTTCCGCCGGTGAGCGTTGCATGGCGATCAGCGTGGTGGTCGCGGTCGGCGGCGCGGCCGAGGAGCTGGTCGGCAAGATCGCCGAGCGGGCCGCCACCATCAAGACCGGTGACGGCACCCGGGATGCCGACATGGGCCCGCTGGTCACCCGTGCGCACCGCGATCGGGTGGCCGAGTACATCGCGGCGGGTGAATCCGCCGGTGCCCGTGTCGTTCTCGATGGACGCGGCATAGCCGCCGATGGCGCGGACGACGGATTCTGGCTCGGCCCGACGATTCTCGACCACGTCGGCACGGACATGAGCGTCTACACCGACGAGATCTTCGGCCCCGTCCTCTCGGTGGTCCGGGTGGACAGCTACGACGACGCGCTCGCGCTGATCAACGCCAACCCCTACGGCAACGGCACCGCCATCTTCACCAACGACGGCGGCGCGGCCCGGCGCTTCCACAACGAGGTGGAGGTCGGCATGGTCGGCATCAATGTGCCGATCCCGGTTCCCATGTCCTACTACAGCTTCGGCGGCTGGAAGAACTCGCTGTTCGGCGACTCGCACGCGCACGGCGCCGACGGGGTGCACTTCTTCACCCGCGGCAAGGCGGTCACCACGCGCTGGCTGGATCCGAGCCACGGTGGGCTCAATCTCGGGTTCCCGGAGAACAAGTAG